In the genome of Xanthocytophaga agilis, one region contains:
- the cbiB gene encoding adenosylcobinamide-phosphate synthase CbiB has protein sequence MSHSYLVFLIPLWIGYLLDLCLGDPRWLPHPIRLFGNLIYYGEKLLNKDSFQVIKGALLTTTLCVSTFLFFYWVIKFLYYIHPVLYYIFASVFLFYGLANKSLLEEGKEVFDQLNIKGLEAGRKRLSWIVGRDTSQLNANQIRTAVCETLSENLSDGVIAPLFYYALAGVPGMMTYKMINTLDSMIGYKNDKYFYFGKVAARLDDIVNFIPARLTALLMVLVTFNTRGLQFIFQYGHKHASPNSGYPEAALAGILDTRFGGPNVYHGKLVEKPFIGHTVRDITHNEFYRIYYINHATTLLFLLIISLTYYILNRLDIQIHWFL, from the coding sequence ATGTCACACTCCTATTTAGTATTTCTAATTCCTCTGTGGATTGGTTATTTGCTTGACTTGTGTCTTGGTGATCCCCGATGGCTTCCACATCCTATCCGATTATTTGGCAATCTGATTTATTATGGAGAAAAACTTCTCAATAAGGACTCATTTCAAGTTATAAAAGGAGCACTCCTAACAACTACTCTATGTGTAAGCACATTTTTGTTTTTCTATTGGGTGATAAAATTCCTTTATTACATACACCCTGTACTCTATTACATATTCGCTTCAGTATTTCTTTTTTATGGTCTTGCCAATAAAAGCCTTTTAGAGGAGGGAAAAGAAGTCTTCGATCAACTCAATATAAAGGGTTTGGAAGCAGGTCGTAAACGTTTGTCGTGGATTGTGGGGAGAGACACCAGTCAACTGAATGCAAACCAAATACGTACTGCAGTCTGCGAAACCCTATCTGAAAATCTGAGCGATGGTGTAATTGCTCCTTTATTTTATTATGCATTAGCAGGGGTCCCAGGTATGATGACATACAAGATGATTAATACACTGGATTCTATGATTGGCTACAAGAACGACAAGTATTTTTACTTTGGAAAAGTTGCAGCTCGTCTGGATGATATAGTAAACTTTATACCTGCACGACTCACTGCATTATTGATGGTGCTGGTGACATTTAATACACGTGGACTTCAGTTTATTTTCCAATATGGTCATAAACATGCCAGTCCCAACTCCGGCTATCCGGAAGCTGCATTAGCAGGTATTTTGGATACGAGATTTGGCGGCCCGAATGTTTATCATGGTAAACTTGTTGAAAAACCTTTTATTGGTCATACTGTCAGAGATATTACCCATAACGAATTCTATCGAATCTATTATATTAATCATGCAACCACACTTCTATTTCTACTTATTATTAGCCTTACATATTATATTTTGAATAGATTGGATATACAAATACACTGGTTTTTGTAA
- a CDS encoding cobyrinate a,c-diamide synthase, producing MKPQFLIAAPTSNSGKTTLTLGLLKALSLRGYKVQPFKCGPDYLDTKHHTLAASQQSINLDAFMMSQEHIHSLYRWNIQNADVAVVEGVMGLFDGAYKMQGSSAEMAILLDLPVILVVNAKAMAYSVAPLLHGFKTFDSRLKIAGVIFNFVTTESHYQFLKEACEDVELESLGYVPANPEISIPSRHLGLSVSSEHNYSEIIEKAALHISKTVQIDRLLDLCTIPTAQTSPANTPNIASLKIAVAQDEAFNFTYPENLQVLKRLGQVTFFSPLHDTILPEADLIYLPGGYPELHLKQLSENISLRDALLAYCQNNGYVLAECGGMMYLGKSIINAEGEEYPMIGFLDITTSMQHAKLSLGYRSVYHNDNIYKGHEFHYSIMTTDNESTTDIQVKTARLKDIDVPVYRKNNVLASYIHFYWGEDCSFLYDLVGIKNLLNL from the coding sequence ATGAAACCTCAATTTCTGATTGCCGCTCCAACCAGTAATAGCGGCAAAACTACACTAACACTTGGATTATTAAAAGCATTAAGTCTTAGAGGATATAAGGTACAACCTTTCAAATGTGGTCCTGATTATCTGGATACCAAACATCACACATTGGCAGCCAGTCAACAAAGCATCAACCTGGATGCATTTATGATGAGTCAGGAACATATTCACTCTCTTTATAGATGGAATATACAGAATGCAGATGTAGCTGTAGTGGAAGGGGTTATGGGTCTTTTTGATGGTGCATACAAAATGCAGGGCAGTAGCGCAGAAATGGCAATATTATTGGATCTTCCTGTTATTCTGGTTGTCAATGCCAAAGCCATGGCTTATTCGGTTGCACCCTTGCTGCATGGATTTAAGACATTTGATTCCCGGCTTAAAATTGCAGGAGTGATTTTCAACTTTGTTACTACAGAAAGTCACTATCAGTTTTTAAAAGAGGCTTGTGAAGATGTAGAACTTGAAAGCCTTGGATATGTTCCTGCCAATCCGGAAATAAGTATCCCATCCCGTCATCTTGGACTTTCTGTTTCTTCTGAACACAATTATTCAGAAATAATAGAGAAAGCGGCTCTACATATTTCAAAAACCGTACAAATAGATCGGCTATTAGATCTTTGCACTATTCCAACTGCTCAGACTTCACCTGCTAATACTCCCAATATAGCTTCTCTAAAAATAGCAGTTGCACAAGATGAAGCGTTTAACTTCACCTATCCGGAAAATCTTCAAGTCCTAAAGCGATTAGGACAAGTCACTTTTTTTAGCCCATTACATGATACTATTCTACCTGAAGCAGATTTAATCTATCTGCCTGGAGGTTATCCTGAACTACATTTAAAACAGCTATCAGAAAACATATCCTTAAGAGATGCTTTGTTGGCTTATTGCCAAAACAACGGGTATGTATTAGCAGAGTGTGGAGGTATGATGTATCTGGGAAAATCTATTATCAATGCAGAAGGAGAAGAATATCCAATGATTGGATTTCTGGATATTACCACATCCATGCAGCATGCAAAACTTTCGTTAGGATATCGATCTGTATACCATAATGATAATATATACAAAGGACATGAATTCCATTACTCAATAATGACTACAGACAATGAAAGTACAACAGATATTCAGGTTAAAACAGCACGTCTGAAAGATATTGATGTACCTGTATATAGAAAGAATAATGTACTTGCTTCCTATATTCATTTTTATTGGGGAGAAGATTGCAGTTTTCTATATGATCTGGTAGGCATTAAGAATCTTCTCAATCTTTGA
- a CDS encoding cobyric acid synthase: MTVLKPIMFVGTASDVGKSIINTGFCRIFKQDGFNPAPFKAQNMSLNSYATPDGLEIGRAQAVQAEACGIDCHTDMNPVLLKPSSEKSSQIVLNGKPAGNQSAYDYFMGNNKQELFKEVIAAYDRLSQKYNPVVMEGAGSISELNLKHRDITNMRMALYANADTYLVADIDRGGVFASIYGTIALLPPEEKALIKGVIINKFRGDSRLFEDGRKKIEELCGIPVVGVVPYSKGLDIEQEDSVALQQKQFRQKEGRVNVVVVLLKRLSNYTDFSALERDDRVHLFYSHDPSEIAKADIIILPGSKNTIADLIDIRNSEVAQVIVSAFYQNKTVIGICGGYQMMGLTVNDPLHIEGEIETMPGLGLLPVHTTLTAEKITRQCQFRYKARHELCEGYEIHMGISETEQNKPLTSSLSGQTDGYWLSDLCWGSYIHGILDNKIVIDDLLSRYLSHAHTLSDFIDTKTYKEQQYDQLAQHLRTHIDIAYIYQQLQS, encoded by the coding sequence ATGACTGTTCTCAAACCCATTATGTTTGTGGGTACGGCTTCTGATGTTGGAAAAAGCATTATTAATACTGGGTTTTGCCGGATCTTTAAACAAGACGGCTTTAACCCTGCACCGTTTAAGGCACAAAACATGTCTTTAAACAGCTATGCAACACCTGATGGATTAGAGATTGGAAGAGCACAGGCAGTACAGGCAGAAGCCTGTGGGATTGACTGCCATACAGACATGAATCCGGTGCTCTTAAAACCGTCTAGTGAAAAGAGCTCTCAGATAGTTCTTAACGGAAAGCCGGCTGGAAATCAATCAGCTTATGATTATTTCATGGGAAATAATAAACAGGAATTATTTAAAGAGGTAATTGCTGCCTATGATAGGTTGTCCCAGAAATACAATCCAGTTGTGATGGAAGGAGCTGGAAGTATTTCAGAACTTAATCTGAAACACAGGGACATTACAAACATGCGTATGGCTTTGTATGCCAATGCAGATACATACCTGGTTGCTGATATTGATAGAGGAGGAGTATTTGCCAGCATTTATGGAACGATTGCTTTACTGCCTCCAGAGGAGAAGGCGTTGATCAAAGGAGTAATTATTAATAAATTCAGAGGCGATAGCCGATTGTTTGAGGATGGTCGTAAAAAAATAGAAGAGCTATGTGGAATTCCGGTTGTAGGAGTAGTCCCTTATTCAAAAGGTCTGGATATTGAGCAGGAAGATTCGGTAGCATTACAACAAAAGCAATTCCGTCAGAAAGAAGGGAGAGTAAATGTGGTAGTGGTGTTATTGAAAAGACTATCTAACTATACCGATTTCAGTGCCTTGGAAAGAGATGATCGTGTACATCTGTTTTATAGCCATGATCCATCAGAAATAGCAAAGGCTGATATTATTATCCTTCCAGGTAGTAAAAATACTATTGCAGATCTGATTGATATTAGAAACAGCGAGGTGGCACAAGTCATTGTTAGTGCATTTTATCAGAATAAAACTGTAATAGGAATTTGTGGTGGGTACCAGATGATGGGATTAACAGTTAATGATCCGCTTCACATAGAAGGAGAAATAGAAACGATGCCAGGCTTGGGTTTATTGCCTGTACATACTACACTAACTGCTGAAAAGATTACTAGACAATGTCAGTTCAGATATAAAGCCCGCCATGAACTATGTGAGGGCTATGAAATCCATATGGGTATTTCTGAAACAGAGCAGAACAAACCTCTGACTAGTTCACTATCTGGACAAACGGATGGGTATTGGCTTTCAGATTTATGTTGGGGGTCGTATATACATGGCATACTGGATAATAAAATCGTTATAGACGATTTACTGAGTAGGTATCTCTCCCACGCTCATACTCTATCTGACTTCATTGATACGAAAACGTATAAAGAGCAACAATATGATCAACTGGCTCAACACTTGCGTACTCATATAGATATTGCTTACATTTACCAACAGCTTCAATCCTGA
- a CDS encoding pyridoxal phosphate-dependent aminotransferase, whose amino-acid sequence MLNGHGDDGYLYQTPIVANFSSNVFYDGFPDSLKNHLATILTNVKSYPEVDAKQLANLLASTNTVDTDQLIVTNGATEAFYLIAHVFRRKSATIVIPAFAEYEDACKANDIQLEFLHWDNLHSVSNLRTDLFFICNPNNPTGAVIEQDLLQEWIIANPQTTFIIDEAYIDFTHSIHSCLHFTQTYRNVIVVRSMTKAYSIPGLRLGYLVSDSALVKQIFVVKMPWSVNSLAIEAGIFILNHKENFILPLDEILSETKQLQDELAILPGIEITPSHTNFFLCRTGRETSALLKNYLIQQYGLLIRDASNFRSLKPQHFRIASQGENKNKLLINALKQWLDSGK is encoded by the coding sequence ATGTTAAATGGTCACGGAGACGATGGGTATTTATATCAAACTCCTATTGTTGCCAACTTCAGTTCCAATGTGTTTTATGATGGTTTTCCCGATTCCTTAAAAAATCATCTGGCTACTATATTAACAAATGTAAAAAGCTATCCGGAAGTAGATGCAAAGCAGTTGGCTAACTTATTAGCTTCAACAAACACTGTGGATACAGATCAGTTGATCGTTACTAATGGTGCTACAGAGGCTTTTTATCTTATTGCACATGTATTTAGAAGGAAGTCTGCCACTATAGTTATTCCCGCGTTTGCAGAGTATGAAGATGCCTGTAAAGCCAATGATATACAACTGGAGTTTTTGCATTGGGATAATCTTCATTCTGTTTCTAACTTAAGAACAGATTTGTTCTTCATCTGTAACCCCAATAATCCAACGGGAGCTGTTATTGAACAAGATTTGTTGCAAGAGTGGATTATAGCAAATCCTCAGACTACCTTCATAATTGATGAGGCATACATAGATTTTACGCATTCCATTCACTCCTGCCTGCATTTTACTCAGACGTATCGAAATGTGATTGTGGTTCGGTCTATGACAAAAGCCTACAGTATTCCTGGCTTGCGTTTGGGATATCTGGTTTCAGACTCAGCATTAGTCAAGCAGATCTTTGTTGTTAAAATGCCCTGGTCTGTGAATAGTTTAGCTATTGAGGCTGGTATATTTATTCTCAATCATAAGGAAAACTTTATTCTCCCTTTGGATGAGATCTTGTCTGAAACCAAACAATTACAAGATGAATTAGCCATATTACCTGGTATAGAGATAACTCCATCTCATACAAATTTCTTCCTGTGCCGAACCGGAAGGGAAACATCTGCTCTATTAAAAAACTATCTGATACAACAATATGGTCTTTTGATACGGGATGCTTCTAACTTCAGAAGTCTTAAACCACAACATTTTCGTATTGCCAGTCAGGGCGAAAACAAAAATAAACTTTTGATTAATGCTTTAAAACAATGGTTGGATTCTGGAAAATAG
- a CDS encoding lipoprotein signal peptidase — MKYYKYFLLSLGVIILDQAVKMLVHHTMYLGEEFSVFGDWFKIHYTRNPGMAFGIVLDHQYGKLVLSVFRLFAMVGIGYYLYYLAQKGVNEGLLWCTSLILGGAIGNVIDSTIYGVLFDLTTPNAPTPWFHGEVIDMFYFDLWRGTIPSWVPLWGGVETSLWPIFNIADSSIFVGVAIILVMQRTFFAHQQETENPKENSLEVTSENETNSNTGSTESTTAG, encoded by the coding sequence GTGAAATATTACAAATACTTTCTGCTTAGTTTGGGTGTAATTATCCTTGATCAGGCTGTTAAAATGCTTGTACACCATACCATGTATCTTGGAGAAGAGTTTTCTGTGTTTGGTGATTGGTTTAAGATACACTATACCCGTAACCCGGGAATGGCCTTTGGAATTGTACTTGATCATCAGTATGGAAAGCTGGTTTTAAGTGTATTTCGTTTGTTTGCTATGGTTGGGATAGGCTACTATCTGTATTATCTGGCACAAAAAGGTGTAAATGAAGGTCTGCTATGGTGTACATCTCTTATATTAGGTGGCGCTATTGGTAACGTGATTGATAGCACTATTTATGGTGTTCTTTTTGATTTGACTACTCCTAATGCTCCCACACCCTGGTTTCATGGAGAAGTAATTGATATGTTTTATTTTGATCTGTGGAGAGGAACAATCCCTTCATGGGTACCACTATGGGGGGGAGTAGAAACCTCTCTCTGGCCTATCTTTAATATTGCAGATTCTTCTATTTTTGTAGGTGTTGCTATTATTCTTGTGATGCAGCGTACGTTTTTTGCACATCAACAGGAGACAGAAAATCCAAAAGAAAACTCGTTGGAAGTGACCTCAGAGAACGAAACAAACTCTAATACTGGCTCTACAGAATCCACAACGGCTGGTTGA
- a CDS encoding adenylate/guanylate cyclase domain-containing protein: MSYTKQLRRFGQDVPDNVVKELSGYTWRDWLRVPKNKRFVIRETVFVFLIYAIFSKGWSWQPIISSLFVSLPAGYILANFEAHASEFRMIFRRRRFWTYVIFKTLRLTLILTVIFHVIFSIAYVLKISWLFPYSIFVDNFEDFYTRQFFEFLIVTLVLEMFVNVYLTLDRKLGKNSLLNLVTGKYHQAQRQERVFLFLDIKNSTTIAESMGELKFSEFLQDFYYDISDPIDRQGGEVYQYVGDEVVVSWEVSEGFKNNHCVRAFLDAKTKIENFREYYYDTYGIVPEFKGSLHSGSVIAAEVGKIKSEIAFHGDVLNTASRMLDLCRELQQELLMSERVFSQLQPTELFYTVDLGHYNLRGKNQSVGLYGVKSLKDSFKKENSKIKVEA; the protein is encoded by the coding sequence ATGAGCTATACAAAACAATTAAGAAGGTTTGGTCAGGATGTTCCTGATAATGTAGTGAAGGAATTATCAGGCTATACCTGGAGAGACTGGTTGAGAGTTCCTAAGAATAAGCGGTTTGTTATTAGAGAAACTGTTTTTGTCTTTTTGATTTATGCGATATTTTCAAAAGGATGGTCTTGGCAACCTATTATCAGTTCCCTGTTTGTGAGTTTGCCAGCTGGGTATATACTCGCTAATTTTGAAGCTCATGCTTCTGAATTTCGAATGATATTTCGCAGGAGGCGATTTTGGACTTATGTTATATTTAAGACATTACGTCTCACTTTGATTCTAACAGTTATATTTCATGTGATATTTTCCATTGCCTATGTTTTGAAGATATCCTGGTTATTTCCATATTCCATCTTTGTTGATAACTTTGAAGATTTTTATACAAGACAATTTTTCGAATTTTTAATAGTTACATTAGTATTAGAGATGTTTGTAAATGTCTATTTAACATTAGACAGGAAGCTTGGAAAGAATTCGCTTCTGAACCTGGTCACAGGTAAGTATCATCAGGCGCAACGTCAGGAAAGAGTGTTTCTATTTCTGGATATTAAGAATTCAACAACGATTGCAGAATCAATGGGCGAACTGAAGTTTAGTGAGTTTTTACAGGATTTTTACTACGATATTAGTGATCCTATAGATCGTCAGGGAGGAGAGGTATACCAATATGTAGGAGATGAGGTAGTTGTTTCGTGGGAGGTATCAGAGGGTTTTAAAAATAATCACTGTGTAAGAGCATTTCTGGATGCGAAAACGAAAATTGAAAACTTCAGAGAGTATTATTATGATACCTATGGAATTGTTCCAGAATTCAAAGGTAGTTTACATTCGGGGTCTGTTATCGCTGCAGAAGTTGGAAAAATAAAATCAGAGATTGCATTCCATGGCGATGTATTGAATACTGCTTCACGAATGTTAGATTTGTGTAGAGAATTGCAGCAGGAGTTATTAATGTCTGAACGGGTATTCTCACAATTACAACCAACAGAACTTTTCTACACAGTTGATCTTGGACATTATAACCTTCGTGGCAAGAATCAGTCTGTGGGATTATATGGTGTAAAATCTTTAAAAGATTCCTTTAAAAAAGAAAATAGCAAAATAAAAGTAGAAGCATAG
- a CDS encoding Pycsar system effector family protein yields MFKETELTQKAQQQAEGLLQGLDNSTFIYHNLAHTQSVVKAVVEIGEASGASEKEMEILVIAAWFHDTGFLKDPSHHEEHSISFATNFLGENHKDEHFISQVVGCIQATKMPQSPHNFLEQIICDADLYKLGTKDFFENTECLKQELSCRFSKTIALDHWSEENIKFLKDHQYFTVYAKEHLQPRKDKNIKKLKKKLQEYQESNNPENHSEQTEPIELKKDKEKDQTKDNKFGRGVETMFRTTSSNHLQLSGIADQKANIMISVNAIIVSLLISVLFRKFEQFPNLIIPTSILVSCCLTAIVFAILATLPNINSGRFTQEDVMKQRTNLLFFGNFHRMELREYEWGMNQLIKDPNLLYTSMIHDIYFLGKVLGRKYKLIRISYTVFMFGFVISVISFAIALIFFPVESF; encoded by the coding sequence ATGTTTAAAGAAACCGAACTCACTCAAAAAGCACAGCAACAGGCTGAGGGTTTACTGCAAGGTCTGGATAATAGTACATTTATTTATCATAATCTGGCACATACCCAAAGTGTTGTCAAAGCAGTTGTAGAGATTGGAGAAGCTAGTGGTGCATCTGAAAAAGAGATGGAAATATTGGTAATTGCTGCATGGTTTCATGATACTGGCTTTTTAAAAGATCCTTCTCATCATGAAGAGCATAGCATTAGTTTTGCTACTAATTTTTTAGGCGAAAATCATAAAGATGAACACTTTATCTCGCAAGTAGTTGGATGTATTCAGGCAACAAAAATGCCACAGAGTCCGCATAATTTTCTAGAGCAGATTATCTGTGACGCAGATTTATATAAATTAGGGACAAAGGACTTTTTTGAAAATACAGAATGCCTGAAACAAGAACTTTCCTGTCGTTTTTCGAAGACCATAGCATTAGACCACTGGAGTGAAGAGAACATTAAGTTTTTAAAGGATCACCAGTATTTTACTGTATACGCAAAAGAACATTTGCAACCCAGAAAAGATAAAAATATTAAGAAGCTAAAAAAGAAGCTTCAGGAATATCAGGAATCCAATAATCCGGAAAATCATTCTGAGCAAACAGAACCAATTGAATTGAAGAAAGATAAAGAAAAGGATCAGACAAAAGATAATAAGTTTGGCAGAGGTGTAGAAACCATGTTTCGCACTACTTCTTCCAATCACCTGCAACTGAGTGGCATTGCAGATCAAAAGGCAAACATTATGATTTCAGTAAATGCTATCATTGTTTCTTTATTGATCTCTGTTCTTTTTCGAAAGTTTGAACAATTTCCGAATCTTATCATACCTACCTCTATTTTGGTTAGTTGTTGTCTCACAGCTATTGTCTTTGCTATTCTGGCTACACTGCCCAATATAAATTCAGGAAGATTCACACAAGAAGATGTAATGAAACAAAGAACAAATCTTTTATTCTTTGGAAACTTCCACCGAATGGAACTAAGAGAATATGAATGGGGGATGAATCAGCTTATCAAAGATCCTAATTTGTTGTATACCAGTATGATCCATGATATCTATTTTTTAGGTAAAGTACTGGGCAGAAAATATAAACTAATCCGCATTTCCTATACAGTTTTCATGTTTGGATTTGTGATTTCTGTAATCTCTTTTGCAATTGCCTTAATATTTTTTCCTGTAGAATCATTTTAA
- a CDS encoding phosphatase PAP2 family protein translates to MRTILLISIFLGSSFIGFAQNQSIMDSVQIVAILNTVDTDSTAHPVKLDWNYVKSYWYDTKAVVTRPFSWKENNITQFALISWVSGASYLLADQKIKNWSQENRTDFTNTASEIVDPLGNGRYLWITSGLVFLHGQVFKNQKSTRVGLLILESQLINGVLGQIIKLSAGRKRPWDGATSQEWAGPQYPPYHSFPSGHAQTAFALATVVAMEFKHIRAVPIVAYSLATLTVLSRINANAHWTSDLIVGAALGHFISKTIVRQHPESGDGYKKKLGWQLLPTGTGFTLAKSF, encoded by the coding sequence ATGAGAACAATTTTACTAATAAGTATTTTCCTGGGGAGTTCATTTATAGGATTTGCACAAAACCAATCTATAATGGATTCTGTGCAAATAGTAGCCATTCTAAACACAGTTGATACAGATAGCACAGCTCACCCAGTAAAGTTAGACTGGAACTATGTGAAAAGTTACTGGTATGATACAAAAGCTGTTGTGACAAGACCTTTTTCATGGAAGGAAAATAATATTACCCAATTCGCTCTTATTTCCTGGGTATCCGGAGCGTCTTATTTACTGGCTGATCAAAAAATAAAGAACTGGTCTCAGGAAAACCGGACAGATTTTACCAATACAGCATCAGAGATTGTTGACCCGTTGGGAAATGGCCGATATTTGTGGATTACTTCAGGCCTGGTATTTTTACATGGTCAGGTTTTTAAAAATCAGAAGAGTACCCGGGTTGGGTTGCTTATTCTTGAATCCCAATTGATTAATGGTGTACTGGGACAAATTATAAAACTATCTGCCGGGCGTAAACGTCCCTGGGATGGTGCTACCTCTCAGGAATGGGCCGGTCCTCAATATCCTCCTTATCATTCCTTCCCTTCAGGACATGCACAGACTGCTTTTGCGTTGGCTACCGTAGTAGCAATGGAGTTTAAACATATACGAGCTGTACCTATTGTTGCTTATTCACTAGCTACCCTAACTGTATTATCCAGAATCAATGCTAATGCACACTGGACTTCTGACTTGATTGTTGGAGCTGCATTAGGTCATTTTATTAGTAAAACTATCGTAAGACAACATCCTGAATCAGGTGATGGATATAAGAAGAAACTAGGTTGGCAATTACTTCCTACTGGTACAGGTTTTACTCTGGCAAAAAGCTTTTAA
- a CDS encoding SdiA-regulated domain-containing protein translates to MMSSKNYILLGLAFLSLGCDTRSLKEIPKVPSGKLRYDIKHPSQKFFMPDELEEISGITYYKPGQIMCVQDEEGKVFLYNLDERKVSRRIRFAKDGDYEDLVSVGEEIYVAKSNGTLHHFVVTDEKKVNDDELDTPLTEDNDIEGICLDPVTQQLWIACKGDAGINTDSLKGRAVYAYDIQSNAMNPKPVIFLTSEDLESFVKPNLKQTKKKKISFKPSAIAVNPVDKRIYLLAATGNLLVVLNRDGSIYEAIPLSPKVFRQPEGLCFSPEGDMFIASEGDGEVGYIVRFEYLK, encoded by the coding sequence ATGATGAGTAGTAAAAATTACATATTACTAGGATTGGCTTTCTTATCACTGGGGTGTGATACACGGAGTTTAAAAGAAATTCCGAAAGTTCCCAGTGGTAAGCTTCGTTATGATATCAAACATCCTAGCCAGAAGTTTTTTATGCCGGATGAACTGGAAGAGATTTCAGGGATTACGTATTATAAACCGGGTCAGATAATGTGTGTACAGGATGAGGAGGGTAAAGTGTTTTTGTATAACCTGGATGAACGAAAAGTAAGCCGACGAATACGTTTTGCTAAGGATGGAGATTATGAAGATCTGGTTTCCGTAGGAGAGGAGATATATGTAGCAAAGAGTAATGGTACATTGCATCATTTTGTTGTTACAGATGAAAAAAAGGTCAATGACGATGAACTGGATACACCTTTAACAGAAGATAATGATATTGAAGGTATTTGCCTTGATCCAGTGACTCAGCAATTATGGATAGCCTGTAAAGGAGACGCAGGAATTAACACGGATTCTTTGAAAGGACGTGCGGTCTATGCCTATGATATACAATCCAATGCAATGAATCCGAAGCCTGTTATCTTCTTGACCAGTGAAGATCTGGAGTCGTTTGTAAAACCTAATCTCAAACAGACAAAAAAGAAAAAGATATCATTTAAACCTTCTGCTATTGCTGTAAATCCAGTGGATAAGAGAATTTATCTTTTGGCTGCTACTGGTAATTTATTAGTGGTTTTAAATAGAGATGGCTCTATTTATGAGGCTATTCCTTTATCTCCTAAAGTATTTCGCCAGCCTGAAGGATTATGTTTTTCACCGGAAGGGGATATGTTTATTGCAAGTGAAGGTGACGGAGAAGTTGGATATATTGTACGTTTTGAATACCTGAAATAA